In Trichlorobacter lovleyi, the DNA window CCACCGATCTGCATGGTGTAGACAATGGCACAATCCGACAGGATCTTGGCTCTGGCGGTGATCCGGTCCTCTTCATCAGATCCGTGCGCCTCCGTTGAGACGGATTCCAGAAATGACGCCTGGTCAGGCCCGATCTCCCAGATCTGGAAGCTCTCACACTGGCCAAAGTGCTGATCGATCATGGTGCCATCGGTGGTGGTAAATGCGATTTTCATGGTTACCCTCTTTCTAACCCCCCTCAATCCCCCCTTGTCAGGGGGGAGGCTCAAGCCTCTGAGCTTTTACTCCCTCCCTGAAAAGGGAGGGTCGGGGTGGGTTCAGGATTTCAATTATGTGCCAGTTTCTGCGCCTCTTTAGCGTTTGCCTGGAAGATATTGGCAACTTCAAAAACCAAATTCAGAGTTCCGCGATAGCCGACCCACATCTTCTGGTGCGCTCCCAGCCGGTCAAACACCGGCAGGCCGGTTCTGAGGTGGGCGCCGATCTTGAGCTTGGCCGCTGCCTGTCTGCCGTTGGAGTTGGCCACCAGCAGGTCGGCACCAACGGCAGCGGTTTCAAGATCCTCAAGGTCACCCACAAAGACGTTGTTACAGGGCAGGCTGTCCAGGCCGCGGGTGCGGGTGGCTGCCAGGGCAGCCTGGATCTGGCAGCCCATGCCTGCCAGAAAACGGGTCATCCCTTTCAGATGGTCGGCCTCAAGGGCGATGGCAACCTTCTTGTTGCCAAACTGGTAGTGCGAATCCACCAGCGCATCAGCCAGCCTGGATCTCCAGCGCTGGTGCTTCTCCGGAATGGCCCTGCCGCTGATGGCTGACAGCACCGCCATGAAGCTGTCGGTCTCGGCCATGCCGGTCAGGGAGGTGAAGCCGTAGGCCGGTATGCCCAGCCGCTCTTCCAGCTGGCTGGCAGCCTTGGCCAGCGAATCGCCCACATACAAGGTGGCGATGCTGCGACCGGCCTGTTTGATCTTGTCGACGCTGATCCCGCCGGTGGACAGCGGCGAGACATCGGCATCAATATGGCCATCCAGGGCATTGGCGATGTCCGGAATACAGAGTACGCTCAGGCCGAATGACTCGATCAGCTCCTTCAACTCCTCCACATCGGCCGGTGTCAGCTGTGCCCCCGGCACCAGGGTGACCTGTCCGGAGATCGGGGCGCCTGCCTCCGGCAGGGTGGCCAGAATCGCCTCCACCGTGTTGGCGTAGCCCTCCTGCAGCGAACCGCAGTAATCCGGGGTTGAGGCCCAGATAACCGGTACCTGGTCATGCTCAGGATGTTCCACACGGAACTGGTGGATGGCAGAGCGGACATCATCCCCCATGGTCTCGGTCAGACCGGAGGTCATCACCCCCACCACCTTGGGACCGAATTTCTCGATTACCCGGCCGATCCCTTTTTTCAGGTTTTCCCAGCCGCCAAAGATGGCGCTGTCTTCGCTCATGGCCGTGGCATTCAGGGCGATGGACTCCTTGAAGTGCCTGGAGAGCTGCAGCCGGATAAAGGTCGAGCAGCCTTGAGCACCGTGCAGCAGTCCCAGCATCTGATCGATCCCCAGATAGGCCAGGGTCGCCCCCAGGGCCGGCGAGTTCTTCTGGGGATTGACCGTAGCGGCCTTCTTGGGCACTGCCACCCGTGAGGCTGCCAGGTCCTCGGCCAGATAGGTTTCAGCATGACTGCGGGCGGCGTTTACCAGCGGGGTTGCATCGGTTTCCCATGGTTCCGGGCTGTTCAGCAGCGGCCAGATCGGATTGTTGACGGTCAGGTCAAGCTGACGGGCAAAGGTCACCATCCCTTCGTATCCGGCATAGGGGTGGGAGCGGCCATGGTTGATGTCAAGGAACGGGGTCTTGGTCTTGAGGGCCAGGTACTTGGTCTTGCCGCCAGCCACGATCAGGTCCGGCATCTTCTCTTTCATCACCCCCAGCAGACCGGCCGTGGAGGTGTCTTCAATGATCCGGGCATCCTTGTGCATCAGGGCCTTCATGCGATAAAAATCTTCCAGGGTCGAGTTCTGGGTGCCGGCAGCCAGGATCTCAACCCCCAGCTCGCGCAGGGCGTTGACCATGGACCAGGTCTTGACTCCGCCGGTGAACAGCACGGCCCGCTTGCCTTC includes these proteins:
- the nifX gene encoding nitrogen fixation protein NifX; protein product: MKIAFTTTDGTMIDQHFGQCESFQIWEIGPDQASFLESVSTEAHGSDEEDRITARAKILSDCAIVYTMQIGGPAAAKLVAQKIHPMKTNAEVSLPETVARLQEVLRGNPPPWLRKAMNKGQAVSFEDD
- a CDS encoding bifunctional nitrogenase iron-molybdenum cofactor biosynthesis protein NifEN, encoding MAKPDYYDVEDCSTHEKGAPKFCKKSEPGEGTERSCAYDGARVVLMPVTDAIHLVHGPIACAGNSWDNRGARSSDSQLYRRGFTTEMLENDVIFGGEKKLYKAIIDLAARYPEAKGMFVYATCVTAMTGDDIESVCKAAQEKVSIPLVPVNTPGFIGDKNIGNRLAGEILFKQVIGTAEPPVLGEYPINLIGEYNIAGDLWGMLPLFDRLGIQILSCFSGDAKFEELRYAHRAKLNIIICSKSLTNLAKKMQKTYGMPYLEESFYGMTDIAKALRNIAIALDDAVNGLEKRVMQDRVEQLLEEEEAKCRERLAPYRARLEGKRAVLFTGGVKTWSMVNALRELGVEILAAGTQNSTLEDFYRMKALMHKDARIIEDTSTAGLLGVMKEKMPDLIVAGGKTKYLALKTKTPFLDINHGRSHPYAGYEGMVTFARQLDLTVNNPIWPLLNSPEPWETDATPLVNAARSHAETYLAEDLAASRVAVPKKAATVNPQKNSPALGATLAYLGIDQMLGLLHGAQGCSTFIRLQLSRHFKESIALNATAMSEDSAIFGGWENLKKGIGRVIEKFGPKVVGVMTSGLTETMGDDVRSAIHQFRVEHPEHDQVPVIWASTPDYCGSLQEGYANTVEAILATLPEAGAPISGQVTLVPGAQLTPADVEELKELIESFGLSVLCIPDIANALDGHIDADVSPLSTGGISVDKIKQAGRSIATLYVGDSLAKAASQLEERLGIPAYGFTSLTGMAETDSFMAVLSAISGRAIPEKHQRWRSRLADALVDSHYQFGNKKVAIALEADHLKGMTRFLAGMGCQIQAALAATRTRGLDSLPCNNVFVGDLEDLETAAVGADLLVANSNGRQAAAKLKIGAHLRTGLPVFDRLGAHQKMWVGYRGTLNLVFEVANIFQANAKEAQKLAHN